GCAGGTTTCTACGAATACGGACCCCTGGCAGTTTCGATGAAGAACAAGTACATAGAAGTCTGGCGAAGGGAACTAATTAGAAGAGACGAAATGGTAGAGATAGACGGTTCGCAGATAATGCCAAAGAGAGTATTTGTAGCGTCTGGCCATCTCGAGAGTTTTACCGATCCTATAACTAAGTGTACCTCATGCAACGCTATCTTTAGGGCTGATAAGTTGCTTGAAGAAGTCCTGGGATTTTCAGTACCTGAAAGGTTGGCTACGGAAGAAATGGATAAGCTTATTTTAGAACACAACGTGGCTTGTCCAAACTGCAAAGGTAAGCTCGACAAGGTCTCAAAATTTAACATGATGTTCAGAGTGAATGTTGGCGTGTCAGGGGATGAGTGTTACCTCAGACCAGAAACCTGTCAGAGTATCTTTGTTGACTTTCTCAGAATTTACAAAACAATGAGAAAGAAACTCCCATTTGCGATTGCACAGTACGGTAAGAGCTTTAGAAACGAGATATCGCCCAGACAATCTTTGATCAGACTTAGAGAGTTCTACCAAGCAGAAATCGAAGTATTTTTTAACCCAAAGAAGGCTAACGATTTTCCGAAAATACGGGAGTATGAAAATTATGTTTTAAGATTAAAACCTTTGGACGAAGACAGGATCATCAAAGTATCTTGCAAGGAAAGTGTCGAGACGGGTCTCATCTCAAGCATGCTCGTAGCTTACTATCTTGCCCTCATACAACGTTTCTACCAGATCGTAGGTATCGATATGGAGCGATTTAGGTTAAGACAGTTGAGCGATGAGGAAAGAGCATTTTATGCGAAGGAGGCATGGGACGTAGAGGTTTTGACAAGTATAGGATGGATAGAGTTAGTCGCGTGTAACAACAGGACAGACTACGACCTCTCTGGTCATTCTAGGGTTAGCGGTCAGGATTTGAGTGTTTACGATGACGGAGAGAAGATCATACCACACATATTCGAACTTTCCATGGGTGTTGACAGAAGCTTGCTTTGTATACTGGAGCATAGTTATACAAAGGAAAGTGAAAGAACAGTCTTAAAACTTCCGCCTATGCTGGCACCGATTCAAGTAGCGGTTTTCCCACTCGTTACCAAGGATGGTTTAGATAAAAAGGCGATGGAGGTCTATGAAGCGCTAAAGCTAGACTTTGATGCCGTTTATGATGATAGCGGTTCTATAGGTAGGCGCTACAGAAGACAGGACGAGATAGGTACGCCGTTTTGCGTAACTATAGACTATCAGACGATGGAAGACGAAACTGTTACGGTTAGATATAGGGATACGATGAATCAGGAGAGAGTGCATATTAGGGACCTCAAAAGATACCTCATGGAAAAGTTAAAGTATTGAATCCCATTAGGATAAGAAAAGATTTAAAACGATAATGTTTACTCTTAAAAGTGACTAGCATGACTTTACCAAGAGATAGGGAAGAAGAATATAGCGCCAGGTTACTCTCACTACTCCAGGACCAAATCCGAAAGGTTATGGAGATGTCTAGATCGGTCCTGCTGATGATAGAGGATGTCATGAATGAATCCCCCCTTAAAGACGTAGAGGCCAGATATGATGTAATCCTGAAGCTCGACGAAGAAGAGCGAAACATCAAGAGGATGATAGAAAAGGACATTGCGAACATAGGAGCGCTCCTAACAAGTAAGGAAGACTTCATAAGGCTGATGAACAGCCTCGACAAAATCGCCGACACTTCGGAAGGAATCGCCTACAGACTCGTTAGTCTGGTAAAAATGAAGTTTAAGGTAAACAAGGACATATTCAAGGGAGTACTTCAACTGGGTGAAGCGGTTCACTCAATTCTTGGTAAATTAAGGGAAGCTTTGCTAAGTGTCGCACTAGATTCGGATACATTCATGAAAAAGGTCGCGGAGATAGACAATGCAGAAAGGGAAATTGACGAGATATACAGGAATCTGAGTTTGACAATTCTTCAAAGCGACATGAAAGTGGGCCATATGTTCCTCATAAGGGAGATAGTGTCTTTACTTGAAGACATAGCGGACAAGGCCGAAGAGTCGGTCGAAACATTGAGAACACTTTCACTTACGGTGTTTTAGTTGACGCATACTTTGAGCGACCAAGGAAAGATAATTGCTGACTTAGTCCAGGATAACATAATAGTGTGGGATATGAAAAAAGGGAGAGAGCTATACAAGTTAGGATACTATGGAAAACCGCTCGGCATACCTAAGCCAAAGAGCTTTGAGTTTGACGCACCGCTCATTCTCGATGTGATAGAGGCGGTTTATTTGGTGGAGAAAGGCATCATAAGCGTTAAGAAAAACAACTCGTTGATGAATCTAAACGAACTGATAGAGTACGGAAAGAAGAATTATGAAAGATTTGAGGAGAAGTACCTGGTTTACAAGGACTTAAGAGATAGGGGCTTCGTGGTTACGCCGGGCATAAAGTTCGGGAGTGACTTCGCGGTATACAAACACGGCCCCGGAATAGATCATGCGCCCTTCATAGTCCAAGTCAAGCTTGAAGACGATGAGTTATCAGCCGCAGAGCTGATAAGGGCTGGCAGATTGGCAACGACCGTCAGGAAGCGCTTCGTAATAGCAGTCCCGAACT
This genomic stretch from Aigarchaeota archaeon harbors:
- a CDS encoding glycine--tRNA ligase, whose amino-acid sequence is MESTTSLYNEIVRLALERNFFFPSSEIYSDAPAGFYEYGPLAVSMKNKYIEVWRRELIRRDEMVEIDGSQIMPKRVFVASGHLESFTDPITKCTSCNAIFRADKLLEEVLGFSVPERLATEEMDKLILEHNVACPNCKGKLDKVSKFNMMFRVNVGVSGDECYLRPETCQSIFVDFLRIYKTMRKKLPFAIAQYGKSFRNEISPRQSLIRLREFYQAEIEVFFNPKKANDFPKIREYENYVLRLKPLDEDRIIKVSCKESVETGLISSMLVAYYLALIQRFYQIVGIDMERFRLRQLSDEERAFYAKEAWDVEVLTSIGWIELVACNNRTDYDLSGHSRVSGQDLSVYDDGEKIIPHIFELSMGVDRSLLCILEHSYTKESERTVLKLPPMLAPIQVAVFPLVTKDGLDKKAMEVYEALKLDFDAVYDDSGSIGRRYRRQDEIGTPFCVTIDYQTMEDETVTVRYRDTMNQERVHIRDLKRYLMEKLKY
- a CDS encoding DUF47 family protein, with translation MTLPRDREEEYSARLLSLLQDQIRKVMEMSRSVLLMIEDVMNESPLKDVEARYDVILKLDEEERNIKRMIEKDIANIGALLTSKEDFIRLMNSLDKIADTSEGIAYRLVSLVKMKFKVNKDIFKGVLQLGEAVHSILGKLREALLSVALDSDTFMKKVAEIDNAEREIDEIYRNLSLTILQSDMKVGHMFLIREIVSLLEDIADKAEESVETLRTLSLTVF
- the endA gene encoding tRNA-intron lyase; this encodes MIADLVQDNIIVWDMKKGRELYKLGYYGKPLGIPKPKSFEFDAPLILDVIEAVYLVEKGIISVKKNNSLMNLNELIEYGKKNYERFEEKYLVYKDLRDRGFVVTPGIKFGSDFAVYKHGPGIDHAPFIVQVKLEDDELSAAELIRAGRLATTVRKRFVIAVPNLLDRNVTYLAFEWWKA